AGTATTTTATTGTTCATTATCGGCGCCGTTGCCGTTATTATGCTGATTATTGGCGGTCTGCGCTATGTCGTCTCGGGTGGCGACGCATCAAAAGTACAAGATGCTAAGAATACGATTTTATACGCACTCGTTGGTATCGTCGTAGCAATTTTAGCGTACGCAGCTGTTAACTTCGTTATCGGCAGCTTCATACCAAGCGCAACAAACCTAACTGGCGGTACCGGAGGTGGCGCTACCGGTCCATACGGCGCATCTACTCGCTAGTTTTCAATAACGTAAAACCGGCTGAATCGGCAACAACCGGCTTCCATCCATTGCGTCGCAGCTCCTTTGCGAACGCTGTATCTGTTAAGACTGCAGTGCAGACAATATGGAACCGCGCAAATTCGCGTTGGCGAAATGACGCGTCACGTACAACACGGTAATAATTATCCATTAATTTCGCACCACCGTAGCGCCAGCTCGGCATCCGTCCGTCAATATACACTTTTTGCCTCGGCGCACGCCATATCAGATAGCCGCCGATATTGTAATCATTGTATAAATTGCCATGGCTGCATACGCCAGCTTGCAACGACTGCGCAATTTCACGCGGATACCGCGACTCCGCCACCACGCGTACATCCATGAGATCCCGCCACATTAAATAACCCCCAAAACTAACAATGATAAGTGCGAGCGCTATCATCAACGGACGAATCGCCTGCAGGCGTTCACGAATATGCGCCCAGGGCAATGGCGCCACCGCCATCATATGCACAATATCCGCAACCGCAAATACAACAAGAATAGGCACATTGCGTACGCTCATCACTGTTCCAATGATCAAAAACGTAGGGAAGGCCAGCGCTGTTCGCCATACCGAGCGCGTATAACAATAACGGCACGTTGCCCATACCGCTGCTAGCAGCGCAACTTCAATACTAAACGCCAGCGACCGCCATTCACTAATCCGCCCATGCAGAGAACGGTCGCCAAGTGTACGTATAATTTCAATGTAAATCGCCGCCCCATAGGGCGTCACTGCCGTCGCAAGTACGCTCACAACCATAATTACCGCCGACCGCCACGACGGACGCGCAACTAGCCGGTATGCAATGTATGCAAGCCCAACAATAAATCCACCATGTAAGTTTGCCCACGCTAGCATTAAAAAGGGAATAAGCCAGTGCGTACGTCGCGATGCCCTAAATAGCTCATATAGTATCGCAGTGCACAGCACCGTCCATGCAATCGCGCGTACGCCCGCAAACGGCAAACATGTAATAGCCCCGACAAGCACGATCGCCGACAGCCGGCACCGCCGCGCTACTAACCAAAGCGCTATCGTCCATACCGCAGCATAGAGGAATGCCACGAGCGTATAGCCGCCAAGATGATGCGTCGCTGCAAGTACCATGTCACTGAGCCATTCATGATTAATCCACGGGAAATGCTGCGCCGAAAATGTAAAAATATCATGCGTAGGGATACCGTGCACCCAATAATACTGTCCCGCCGCTAAATGCCAGCCAAAATCCGGGTCAATAATTCCAAACCCGCGCACAAAGAATAACGCAAATACGACTCCATACACAAACCACGCCGGTAATACATAAAGGCGTAGCCACCAGGGATATTTCGCTGTTCTTTGACGGTGCTTCATGATATAAAAAACGAGTAACACTAGTTAAACATTGGTTACTCTTATTTGGCGGAGAGGGTGGGATTCGAACCCACGGTGAGTATTAGCCCACGCCGGTTTTCAAGACCGGTACCTTCAACCACTCGGTCACCTCTCCGTACCGATTTATTATATCAAATAGTTACCATACAAGAAAACGATTAAACGTAAGAACAGCCATGCCCCGCGACTCTGTTGCAAATTTAAGCCTATAGTAGGGAAGTCTTATAATAGCGATCAGATTAAGTATGTCAAAACCATATTTCATAGCGTCCAGACATACTCAAAGAGCGTATTCATTACTGAGCTAACTATAATCGGTATTCGCTCACATGCCGCACCCGTATCAATAGAATATGGTATTGGAGCATAATCAGCGCTTCATTGCTGACTTTTCATATGCAATACAGCAACAGCATCACTTCGATACGATGTTATTTTTACAATTATCACATAAAATTGCATCAATCATACCGTAGAAACAACAGTAGTGAAAGACGGAACAGCACAGAGCAATCCCTTCATTGTAATTTTTACGTTACTGTTACGATATAGTTGATTATACCGCAACCATTAGCTATAATGTAGTCATACAATCTGTCAAATAGCCGATGAGTAAAGTGGAGGATATCATGGCACGCAAGAAAAATGATGATTTGTTGATTGAAGACGAGCTGGCTGCAGCGTTTTTGAATGATGACAGCATGGATCTAACAGAGCCGGTTGCTGCACCGCAGGCCACAGCAACTGCACCAGCGCCAACAGCAACCGACGCGAATGCAGCCTGGAATGATCAAGAAGAGGAATTCCCAGGGCAGCTCGCAGTTGACGTATACGAGACAGACGAGAGTCTAGTTATTAAGGCGCGCACTGCCGGCGTCAATAAACAAGATCTT
This portion of the TM7 phylum sp. oral taxon 349 genome encodes:
- a CDS encoding Hsp20/alpha crystallin family protein, coding for MARKKNDDLLIEDELAAAFLNDDSMDLTEPVAAPQATATAPAPTATDANAAWNDQEEEFPGQLAVDVYETDESLVIKARTAGVNKQDLDVSISDGILTISGTLSSGDDTTVSRWHIQECYWGEFSRTLALPVAVKEDEVSAILKDGVLTISFVKVKQEQAKKIAIQ